The proteins below are encoded in one region of Garra rufa chromosome 12, GarRuf1.0, whole genome shotgun sequence:
- the coq7 gene encoding 5-demethoxyubiquinone hydroxylase, mitochondrial: MHRAAKCALRVDLSSAFCPSSVRSCRAVNKVNGSVLCRRYSIIPPPLDKEEKAMLDRMLRVDHAGEYGANRIYAGQMAVLGRTQTGPLIQHMWDQEKMHLEKFNEILGEHRVRPTLLLPLWNVAGFALGACTALLGKEGAMACTVAVEESISEHYNSQIRTLMEADPERYTELLQLIKEFRDDEIEHHDTGLEHDAESVPGYFLLKTAIQVGCKAAIYLSQRI; the protein is encoded by the exons ATGCATAGAGCCGCGAAGTGTGCTTTGAGAGTGGACCTTAGTAGTGCTTTCTGTCCGTCAAGCGTGAGGAGCTGTCGTGCAGTAAACAAAG TAAATGGATCAGTATTATGCAGAAGATACAGCATCATTCCTCCACCACTTGACAAAGAGGAGAAAGCCATGCTGGACCGTATGTTGAGGGTTGACCATGCAGGAGAGTACGGAGCCAATCGCATCTACGCTGGGCAGATGGCAGTTCTCGGAAGAACTCAGACAGGGCCTCTAATCCAG CATATGTGGGACCAAGAGAAAAtgcatttggagaagtttaatgAGATCCTGGGTGAGCATCGGGTTCGACCAACATTATTGTTGCCGTTATGGAATGTCGCTGGGTTTGCATTAG GGGCCTGTACTGCTCTACTGGGCAAGGAAGGAGCCATGGCCTGTACCGTTGCAGTGGAGGAGAGCATCTCAGAGCACTACAACAGCCAAATACGAACACTAATGGAGGCTGACCCAGAGAGATATACAGAGTTACTACAG CTTATTAAAGAATTTCGTGATGATGAAATAGAACATCATGACACAGGATTGGAGCATGACGCTGAGTCA GTACCAGGATATTTTCTTTTGAAAACAGCAATACAAGTTGGCTGTAAAGCTGCAATCTATCTTTCTCAGCGTATTTAG